In Amaranthus tricolor cultivar Red isolate AtriRed21 chromosome 5, ASM2621246v1, whole genome shotgun sequence, a genomic segment contains:
- the LOC130813344 gene encoding pentatricopeptide repeat-containing protein At2g22070, which produces MGTISFTLASASEYYVSLLQTCLKTKDPSIGKSIHAQIIKQGLLGSVYLLNNLLNFYVKCGLASVAHHVLDEMPLKNTFSWNTVISGYAKVGMMGSAGYVFKQIPKPDSVSWTAIIVRYHQMGYYGNALNMFLEMIKDGVKPNQYTITSVLSSCANMRDLSLGRKVHSFVVKHGIGSYVPVANSLFNMYVKMGDFFRARIVFDRMRIRNVSSWNCMISLHMQSGNVILARQQFDQMDERNIVSWNSMITGYNQAGFHHEALKLFSEMLKDRSLEPDKFTLASVLSACAAIENLKLGKQIHAYMIKTEFYIFGAVENSLITMYSKCGGVQSARTIIQKNGITNLNVIAFTALMDGYVKLGDVSPAREIFDSLRDGDVVAWTAMIVGYEQNGLNDDAVALFRLMLKEGPKPNSYTLAAMLSVISSLASLRQGKQIHAFAIRSSEFSSASVSNALITMYAKAGSITDAKRVFYVHQYRDTVMWTSMIIALAQHGYGQEAIELFEEMLALGIKPDHITYVGVLVACSHVGLVEEGKSYYNMMQTVHNIPPTNSHYSCMIDLLGRAGLLQEAQDFIKKMCTEPDNIAWGSLLASCKVHKNVELAKVAAEKLLILDPDNSGAFAALANVYSASGRWAEAAKVRKSMKEKGVKKDQGLSWLELKHEVHVFGADDVLHPQIEKIYAKMNEIWEMIKKMGFVPDTSSVLHDLDEEMKENILQYHSEKLAIAFGLLNTPENTTLRIMKNLRVCNDCHSAIKFISKLVDREIIVRDATRFHHFKGGVCSCKDYW; this is translated from the coding sequence ATGGGCACCATTTCATTCACTTTGGCTTCTGCTTCTGAATATTATGTGTCATTGCTTCAAACTTGCTTGAAAACCAAAGACCCATCAATTGGGAAATCAATTCATGCTCAAATCATCAAACAAGGTCTCCTTGGTAGTGTATATCTATTGAATAATCTCCTTAACTTTTATGTCAAATGTGGGTTAGCCTCTGTTGCACACCATGTGCTTGATGAAATGCCTCTGAAAAATACATTTTCTTGGAACACTGTCATATCAGGATATGCTAAAGTGGGTATGATGGGTTCCGCTGGTTATGTCTTTAAACAAATTCCTAAACCTGATTCTGTCTCTTGGACTGCCATTATTGTGCGTTACCACCAAATGGGTTATTATGGAAATGCACTTAATATGTTTCTAGAAATGATTAAAGATGGGGTTAAACCAAACCAGTACACCATTACTAGTGTGCTTTCTTCATGTGCAAATATGAGGGATTTGAGTCTTGGTAGGAAGGTTCATTCTTTTGTAGTCAAGCATGGAATTGGGAGTTATGTACCTGTAGCAAATTCATTGTTTAATATGTATGTAAAGATGGGTGATTTTTTTAGGGCAAGGATTGTTTTTGATAGGATGAGGATAAGAAATGTGTCCAGTTGGAATTGTATGATTTCTTTACATATGCAGTCTGGAAATGTCATTCTTGCTAGACAACAGTTTGATCAAATGGATGAACGTAACATTGTGTCATGGAACTCTATGATAACGGGATACAACCAAGCAGGGTTTCATCATGAAGCTCTGAAATTATTCTCTGAAATGTTGAAGGATCGGTCATTGGAACCCGACAAATTTACGTTAGCTAGTGTTTTATCTGCTTGTGCAGCTATTGAGAATTTGAAACTTGGAAAACAAATTCACGCTTACATGATAAAGACCGAGTTTTATATATTTGGGGCAGTGGAAAATTCTTTGATCACAATGTACTCCAAGTGTGGAGGTGTACAAAGTGCTCGTACGATTATACAGAAAAATGGGATTACCAATCTCAATGTTATAGCATTCACAGCTTTGATGGATGGCTATGTTAAGCTTGGAGATGTTAGTCCTGCAAGAGAGATATTTGACTCGTTGAGAGACGGTGATGTGGTTGCTTGGACAGCAATGATAGTAGGGTATGAGCAAAATGGACTTAATGATGATGCAGTGGCATTATTCAGGCTAATGCTTAAAGAAGGGCCGAAACCAAACAGTTACACATTGGCTGCTATGTTAAGTGTCATTTCGAGCTTGGCTTCTCTGCGTCAAGGCAAACAGATTCATGCATTTGCCATAAGGTCGTCAGAATTTTCATCTGCTAGTGTAAGCAATGCACTGATCACCATGTATGCCAAGGCCGGAAGCATAACTGATGCTAAGCGTGTATTTTATGTACATCAATATAGAGACACTGTTATGTGGACCTCTATGATTATTGCATTAGCACAGCATGGTTATGGACAAGAAGCGATAGAGCTCTTCGAGGAAATGCTAGCTTTGGGCATTAAGCCAGATCATATAACTTATGTGGGTGTACTTGTTGCTTGTAGTCATGTTGGTTTGGTAGAAGAAGGAAAGAGCTATTACAACATGATGCAAACAGTGCACAATATTCCACCAACTAATAGCCATTATTCATGCATGATTGATCTCCTCGGACGTGCTGGTTTACTGCAAGAAGCCCAggattttattaagaaaatgtgtactgAACCTGACAATATTGCTTGGGGTTCCCTTTTAGCTTCTTGTAAAGTTCACAAAAATGTAGAGTTAGCGAAAGTTGCAGCAGAAAAATTACTTATACTCGATCCAGATAATAGTGGGGCTTTTGCAGCCCTTGCTAATGTGTATTCTGCCAGTGGAAGGTGGGCAGAGGCCGCCAAAGTTAGGAAATCAATGAAGGAAAAGGGTGTTAAGAAAGATCAAGGTCTGAGCTGGCTTGAGCTCAAACACGAGGTCCATGTCTTTGGAGCTGACGATGTGCTTCACCCTCAAATAGAAAAAATCTACGCAAAGATGAATGAAATCTGGGAGATGATCAAGAAAATGGGTTTTGTTCCAGACACTAGTTCAGTGCTACATGATCTTGATgaagaaatgaaagaaaatattCTTCAGTACCACAGTGAAAAGCTTGCTATAGCATTTGGGCTTCTGAATACCCCTGAAAACACCAccttaagaataatgaaaaactTGCGCGTGTGTAATGACTGTCATAGTGCTATCAAATTTATTTCAAAGCTGGTGGACAGAGAAATTATCGTTAGAGATGCCACACGGTTTCACCATTTTAAAGGCGGTGTTTGCTCTTGTAAAGACTATTGGTAG
- the LOC130812748 gene encoding ABC transporter B family member 1-like: protein MSQDSKEIKTIEQWRWSEMQGIDLLPSSNLSSTTPENNPHLHRESKTAPKVIEHKIEKEMEVAEGKKDGSEKPKEAPPAVGFQELFRFADGLDYILMGIGSLGAFVHGCSLPLFLRFFADLVNSFGSYANNPDKMMQEVLKYAYYFLVVGAAIWASSWAEIACWMWTGERQSTKMRIKYLEAALSQDIQYFDTQVRTSDIVFAINTDAALVQDAISEKLGSFIHYLATFVTGFVVGFTAVWQLALVTLAVVPLIAIIGGIHTTTLAKLTSKSQGAMSQAGNIVEQTIVQIRVVFAFVGESRALQGYSDALKIAQRLGYKSGLAKGLGLGGTYFVVFCCYALLLWYGGYLVRHHLTNGGLAIATMFAVMIGGIGLGQSVPSMSAFAKAKVAAAKIFMVVDHKPNVDRNNESGTELESVTGQIELKNVDFSYPSRPDVKILNNFCLTVPAGKTIALVGSSGSGKSTVVSLIERFYDPTEGQVLVDGHDIKSLKLRWLRQQIGLVSQEPALFATSIKENILLGRPDASLAEVEEAARVANAHSFIIKLPDGFDTQVGERGLQLSGGQKQRIAIARAMLKNPAILLLDEATSALDSESEKLVQEALDRFMIGRTTLVIAHRLSTIRKADLVAVLQQGSVSEIGTHDELMIKGENSVYSKLIRMQEAAHETALNNARKSSARPSSARNSVSSPIITRNSSYGRSPYSRRLSDFSTSDFSLSIDAAHANYRLEKLAFKEQANSFRRLAKMNAPEWPYALVGSIGSVICGSLSAFFAYVLSAVLSVYYNPDHAFMIREIAKYCYLLIGLSSAALIFNTLQHFFWDVVGENLTKRVREKMMAAVIKNEMAWFDQEENESARIAARLALDANNVRSAIGDRISVIMQNSALLLVACTAGFVLQWRLALVLIAVFPVVVAATVLQKMFLKGFSGDLEAAHAKATQLAGEAVSNVRTVAAFNSEAKIVGLFTSNLETPLRSCFWKGQIAGSGYGIAQFALYASYALGLWYASWLVKHGISDFSKTIRVFMVLMVSANGAAETLTLAPDFIKGGRAMKSVFELLDRKTEIEPDDPNATLIPERLRGEVELKHVDFSYPTRPDISVFQDLNLRARAGKTLALVGPSGCGKSSVISLVLRFYDPSSGRVLIDGKDIRKYNLKSLRQHMALVPQEPCLFATTIYDNIKYGNDNATETEIIEAATLANAHKFISAMPDGYKTQVGERGVQLSGGQKQRIALARAFVKKAEIMLLDEATSALDAESERSVQEALNRACTGKTTIVVAHRLSTIRNAHVIAVIDEGKVAEQGSHSHLLKNYPDGCYARMIQLQRFSHGQAIEMASGSTSSLHPREDEGREN from the exons ATGTCACAAGATTCTAAGGAGATAAAGACAATTGAACAGTGGAGATGGTCTGAAATGCAAGGGATTGATCTTCTTCCTTCCAGCAATTTATCATCAACAACACCAGAAAATAATCCCCATTTACATAGAGAATCAAAAACAGCACCTAAAGTAATAGAACACAAGATAGAAAAAGAAATGGAAGTTGCAGAAGGGAAAAAAGATGGATCAGAGAAACCTAAAGAAGCTCCTCCTGCTGTTGGGTTTCAAGAATTATTCAGATTTGCTGATGGTTTGGATTACATTTTAATGGGGATTGGCTCTCTTGGAGCTTTTGTTCATGGGTGTTCTTTGCCACTTTTTCTTAGATTCTTTGCTGATCTTGTTAATTCTTTTGGTTCTTATGCCAATAATCCTGATAAAATGATGCAAGAAGTTTTAAAG TATGCATACTATTTTCTTGTTGTTGGAGCTGCAATTTGGGCATCTTCATGGGCAG AAATTGCCTGTTGGATGTGGACTGGAGAAAGACAATCAACAAAAATGAGGATCAAGTACTTAGAAGCAGCATTAAGTCAGGACATTCAGTACTTTGATACTCAAGTTAGAACTTCTGACATTGTTTTTGCCATTAACACTGATGCTGCATTAGTCCAAGATGCCATAAGTGAGAAG TTGGGTAGTTTCATTCATTACTTAGCAACATTTGTGACTGGTTTTGTGGTGGGATTTACTGCTGTATGGCAATTAGCTTTAGTAACTCTTGCTGTTGTGCCTCTTATTGCAATTATTGGTGGAATCCACACTACAACATTAGCTAAACTAACCAGCAAGAGCCAAGGAGCTATGTCACAAGCTGGGAATATTGTTGAACAG ACAATTGTTCAAATTCGGGTAGTTTTCGCATTTGTTGGTGAATCGAGAGCTCTACAAGGGTACTCAGATGCATTGAAAATCGCCCAAAGGCTGGGTTACAAGAGTGGATTAGCCAAGGGTTTGGGATTGGGTGGAacttattttgttgtattttgctGTTATGCTCTTCTTCTTTGGTATGGAGGATATCTTGTTAGGCATCATTTAACAAATGGTGGACTTGCCATAGCTACTATGTTCGCGGTCATGATCGGGGGAAT AGGTTTGGGACAATCGGTCCCGAGTATGAGTGCATTTGCCAAGGCAAAAGTTGCAGCTGCAAAGATTTTTATGGTAGTTGATCACAAACCAAACGTAGATCGAAACAACGAATCAGGCACAGAATTGGAATCAGTAACAGGACAAATTGAGCTCAAAAATGTCGACTTTTCATATCCATCTCGACCAGATGTGAAAATTCTTAATAATTTCTGTCTTACAGTACCTGCTGGAAAAACCATAGCTCTAGTTGGTAGTAGTGGATCCGGAAAAAGCACTGTGGTGTCTCTCATTGAGAGATTTTACGATCCAACCGAAG GACAAGTTCTTGTAGATGGGCATGatataaaatcattgaagcttaGATGGTTAAGGCAGCAAATCGGTTTGGTGAGCCAAGAGCCTGCGTTGTTCGCGACCAGCATCAAAGAAAACATACTTCTAGGCAGACCGGATGCTAGTTTGGCCGAGGTCGAAGAAGCTGCTAGAGTTGCCAATGCCCATTCTTTTATCATTAAGCTTCCTGATGGCTTTGACACTCAG GTCGGGGAGAGAGGCTTGCAACTTTCGGGAGGACAGAAACAACGGATAGCGATTGCTAGGGCGATGCTTAAGAACCCCGCAATACTTCTCTTAGACGAAGCAACTAGTGCCCTAGACTCGGAATCAGAGAAGCTCGTCCAAGAGGCACTTGATCGTTTTATGATTGGAAGGACAACCCTTGTTATTGCCCACCGTCTTTCCACCATTCGTAAGGCTGATCTTGTGGCTGTACTGCAGCAGGGAAGTGTATCGGAGATTGGAACCCATGATGAACTCATGATCAAAGGAGAAAATAGTGTTTATTCTAAGCTCATTCGTATGCAAGAAGCAGCACATGAAACAGCCTTGAATAATGCCAGAAAGAGTAGTGCAAG GCCTTCAAGTGCTAGAAACTCGGTTAGCTCACCAATTATTACACGGAATTCATCATATGGGCGATCGCCTTATTCACGCCGGCTCTCTGATTTCTCTACTTCTGATTTTAGTCTTTCCATCGATGCTGCCCATGCAAATTACCGGCTTGAGAAGTTGGCATTCAAAGAACAAGCAAATTCCTTTCGCCGTCTTGCTAAGATGAACGCTCCTGAATGGCCATATGCGTTGGTTGGTTCTATAGGCTCCGTTATCTGTGGTTCACTCAGTGCGTTCTTTGCCTATGTTCTCAGTGCTGTCCTTAGTGTCTACTATAACCCAGACCATGCATTCATGATCAGAGAAATTGCTAAGTACTGCTATCTACTAATTGGACTTTCATCAGCTGCCCTCATCTTCAACACGCTGCAGCATTTCTTCTGGGACGTGGTCGGTGAGAATCTGACAAAAAGGGTTAGAGAGAAAATGATGGCAGCTGTGATAAAGAACGAGATGGCATGGTTTGACCAGGAAGAAAATGAGAGTGCTCGAATTGCTGCTAGGCTAGCTCTTGATGCCAATAATGTTCGATCCGCTATTGGGGACAGAATATCTGTTATAATGCAGAATTCTGCCCTCTTGCTTGTTGCTTGTACTGCTGGATTCGTGTTGCAATGGCGCCTTGCCCTTGTACTTATAGCTGTCTTCCCTGTGGTGGTTGCCGCTACTGTTCTGCAG AAAATGTTTCTGAAAGGTTTCTCTGGAGATCTAGAGGCTGCCCATGCTAAGGCTACACAGCTGGCAGGAGAAGCTGTGTCGAATGTCAGAACTGTTGCTGCCTTTAATTCAGAAGCGAAAATTGTCGGTCTTTTTACTTCTAATCTTGAAACTCCTTTACGAAGTTGTTTCTGGAAGGGGCAGATTGCAGGTAGCGGATACGGAATAGCTCAATTTGCCCTTTATGCTTCCTATGCTCTTGGTCTCTGGTATGCTTCGTGGCTTGTTAAGCATGGCATCTCTGATTTCTCCAAGACAATTCGGGTTTTCATGGTCCTTATGGTCTCTGCTAATGGTGCTGCTGAGACCTTGACCCTGGCTCCTGATTTCATCAAGGGAGGCCGTGCTATGAAATCGGTGTTTGAGCTTCTTGATCGCAAAACTGAGATCGAACCGGATGATCCAAATGCTACATTAATTCCTGAACGACTTCGAGGGGAAGTGGAGCTCAAGCATGTTGACTTCTCCTATCCCACACGTCCTGACATCTCCGTCTTCCAAGACCTTAACTTGCGAGCACGTGCAGGAAAGACTCTTGCTTTGGTAGGCCCAAGTGGATGTGGCAAGAGTTCTGTCATTTCCCTTGTTCTTAGATTCTACGATCCATCATCGGGAAGAGTCCTGATTGATGGTAAGGACATCCGAAAGTACAATCTCAAGTCTCTAAGGCAGCATATGGCTTTAGTCCCTCAGGAACCTTGCCTCTTTGCCACAACTATTTACGATAACATCAAGTATGGCAACGATAATGCAACAGAAACTGAGATAATTGAAGCAGCAACCCTAGCCAACGCGCACAAGTTCATATCAGCAATGCCCGATGGGTACAAGACCCAAGTAGGAGAAAGGGGGGTTCAATTGTCCGGGGGACAAAAACAGCGGATTGCACTAGCTAGAGCGTTCGTGAAAAAGGCGGAAATAATGTTGCTCGATGAAGCTACTAGTGCACTTGACGCAGAGTCGGAGAGATCCGTTCAAGAAGCCCTAAACCGTGCTTGCACAGGGAAGACTACAATCGTGGTGGCACACAGGCTATCGACCATTAGGAATGCCCATGTCATTGCTGTTATTGATGAAGGAAAAGTGGCAGAACAAGGTTCTCATTCTCATTTACTAAAGAACTACCCAGACGGGTGCTATGCTCGGATGATACAGCTGCAAAGGTTCTCACACGGTCAGGCCATAGAAATGGCGTCAGGATCAACCTCTTCCTTACATCCAAGAGAAGACGAGGGAAGAGAAAATTGA
- the LOC130813387 gene encoding uncharacterized protein LOC130813387 has product MGGKCPHRSVKKRRYSHKTHRRSKFLVKGDDLVYDELQKTDGDRKPLPLDEDLPGMGQYYCLHCDRYFSNVTVRDEHFKTKRHKKRLKTMLGPAPHTQLDAELAAGMGMPDNGPKLMSV; this is encoded by the exons ATGGGAGGGAAATGCCCGCATAGAAGTGTGAAGAAGAGAAGATACTCTCACAAAACTCATCGCCGTTCCAAATTTCTAGTTAAAGGAGACGATTTGGTCTACGACGAGCTTCAGAAAACTGATGGTGACAGAAAACCATTGCCATTAGACGAAGATTTGCCTGGAATGGGTCAGTATTACTGCCTTCATTGTGATCGTTACTTCTCTAATGTTACCGTTAGAGATGAGCATTTCAAGACCAAACGCCACAAGAAACG CTTGAAGACGATGTTAGGACCTGCACCACACACCCAACTGGATGCAGAGTTAGCCGCTGGCATGGGCATGCCTGATAATGGTCCCAAGTTGATGTCCGTGTAA